Proteins from a single region of Anser cygnoides isolate HZ-2024a breed goose chromosome 18, Taihu_goose_T2T_genome, whole genome shotgun sequence:
- the VEZF1 gene encoding vascular endothelial zinc finger 1 isoform X2, which yields MEANWTAFLFQAHEASHHQQQAAQNSLLPLLSSAVEPPDQKPILPLPITQKPQPAPETLKDAIVGIKKEKPKTSFVCTYCSKAFRDSYHLRRHESCHTGVKLVSRPKKTPTTMVPLISTIAGDNSRSSLVSTIAGILSTVTTSSSATNPSSSAGATAMSVTQTVKKPSKPVKKNHACEMCGKAFRDVYHLNRHKLSHSDEKPFECPICNQRFKRKDRMTYHVRSHEGGITKPYTCGVCGKGFSRPDHLSCHVKHVHSTERPFKCQTCTAAFATKDRLRTHMVRHEGKVSCNICGKLLSAAYITSHLKTHGQSQSINCNTCKQGINKTCMSEETSNQKQQQQQQQQQQQQQQQQQQQQQQQQQQQQQQQQHVTSWPGKQVETLRLWEEAVKARKKEAANLCQTSTAATTPVTLTTPFNITSSVASGTITNPVTVAAAMSMRSPVNVSSAVNISSPMNLGHPVTITSPLSMTSPLTLTTPVNLPTPVTAPVNIAHPVTITSPMNLPTPMTLAGPLNIAMRPVESMPFLPQALPTSPPW from the exons ATGGAGGCCAACTGGACCGCGTTCCTCTTTCAG GCACACGAAGCCTCACATCACCaacagcaggcagcacagaacaGTTTGTTGCCGCTCCTGAGCTCTGCTGTTGAGCCACCCGATCAGAAGCCGATTCTGCCCTTACCAATAACGCAGAAACCTCAGCCTGCACCAGAAACGTTAAAGGATGCTATTGTTgggattaaaaaggaaaaacctaAAACCTCCTTTGTGTGCACTTACTGCAGCAAAGCTTTCAGGGACAGCTACCATTTGAGGCGCCACGAGTCCTGCCACACGGGCGTAAAGTTAGTGTCACGGCCAAAGAAAACTCCCACCACGATGGTGCCCCTTATCTCCACCATCGCTGGTGACAACAGCCGAAGTTCGCTGGTTTCCACCATCGCGGGCATCCTGTCCACGGTCACTACGTCTTCCTCCGCCACCAACCCCAGCAGCAGCGCCGGTGCCACGGCCATGTCAGTGACTCAGACGGTGAAGAAGCCCAGCAAGCCCGTTAAGAAGAACCACGCTTGTGAGATGTGCGGGAAGGCCTTCAGGGATGTGTACCACCTCAACCGGCACAAGCTGTCCCACTCGGATGAAAAACCCTTCGAATGTCCCATTTGCAATCAGCGCTTCAAGAGAAAGGATCGCATGACCTACCACGTGAGGTCTCACGAAGGTGGCATCACGAAACCCTACACCTGCGGTGTTTGTGGAAAAGGCTTCTCGAG GCCTGATCATCTAAGCTGTCACGTTAAACATGTTCACTCAACAGAGAGACCCTTCAAATGCCAA ACGTGCACTGCTGCCTTTGCCACCAAAGACAGACTGCGGACACACATGGTGCGCCATGAAGGAAAGGTATCGTGTAATATCTGTGGTAAACTTCTGAGTGCAGCATATATCACCAGCCACTTAAAGACACACGGGCAGAGCCAAAGTATCAACTGTAATACCTGTAAACAAGGCATCAATAAAA CATGCATGAGTGAAGAGACCAGCaatcagaagcagcagcagcagcaacagcagcagcagcagcagcaacaacaacagcagcagcagcagcaacaacagcaacagcagcagcagcagcagcagcagcagcatgtaaCAAGTTGGCCGGGAAAGCAGGTAGAGACCCTGAGATTATGGGAAGAGGCCGTCAAAGCGAGGAAGAAAG AAGCTGCTAACTTGTGCCAAACCTCCACTGCTGCTACTACGCCTGTGACTCTTACTACTCCATTCAATATAACGTCCTCTGTGGCTTCTGGGACTATCACAAACCCAGTCACAGTGGCAGCTGCAATGAGCATGAGAAGTCCAGTAAATGTATCAAGTGCAGTTAATATATCCAGTCCGATGAACCTAGGGCATCCTGTAACTATAACAAGTCCGTTATCCATGACATCTCCATTAACGCTCACCACACCAGTCAATTTACCCACCCCAGTAACCGCTCCAGTGAATATAGCGCATCCAGTCACTATAACATCTCCCATGAACCTCCCCACACCGATGACGTTAGCTGGTCCGTTAAATATAGCGATGAGACCAGTAGAGAGCATGCCTTTCCTGCCCCAGGCCTTGCCCACGTCTCCTCCCTGGTAA
- the SRSF1 gene encoding LOW QUALITY PROTEIN: serine/arginine-rich splicing factor 1 (The sequence of the model RefSeq protein was modified relative to this genomic sequence to represent the inferred CDS: deleted 1 base in 1 codon) yields MSGGGVIRGPAGNNDCRIYVGNLPPDIRTKDIEDVFYKYGAIRDIDLKNRRGGPPFAFVEFEDPRDAEDAVYGRDGYDYDGYRLRVEFPRSGRGTGRGGGGGGGGGAPRGRYGPPSRRSEYRVIVSGLPPSGSWQDLKDHMREAGDVCYADVFRDGTGVVEFVRKEDMTYAVRKLDNTKFRSHEGETAYIRVKVDGPRSPSYGRSRSRSVVVAEAVVEATAEAAVIPQEEAEDLHATLPATADPDLVHKRSLALIFL; encoded by the exons ATGTCCGGGGGGGGCGTGATCCGCGGCCCGGCCGGCAACAACGACTGCCGCATCTACGTGGGGAACCTGCCCCCCGACATCCGCACCAAGGACATCGAGGACGTCTTCTACAAGTACGGCGCCATCCGCGACATCGACCTCAAGAACCGCCGCGGGGGGCCGCCCTTCGCCTTCGTCGAGTTTGAGGACCCCAG GGACGCGGAGGACGCCGTGTACGGGCGGGACGGCTACGATTACGATGGGTATCGCCTCCGCGTGGAGTTCCCTCGCAGCGGCCGGGGCACCGGCAGAGGCGGCGGAGGAGGTGGAGGCggaggagccccccggggcaggTACGGGCCCCCATCGCGGCGCTCGGAGTACAGAGTGATCGTCTCGG GGCTGCCTCCAAGTGGAAGTTGGCAGGATTTAAAGGATCACATGCGTGAAGCAGGTGATGTATGTTATGCTGATGTTTTCCGAGATGGCACTGGTGTCGTGGAGTTTGTACGGAAGGAAGATATGACCTACGCTGTGCGAAAACTGGATAACACTAAATTTAGATCTCATGAG GGAGAAACTGCCTACATCCGTGTTAAAGTTGATGGTCCAAGAAGTCCAAGCTATGGAAGATCTCGGTCACGCAGC GTAGTCGTAGCAGAAGCCGTAGTCGAAGCAACAGCAGAAGCCGCAGTTATTCCCCAAGAAGAAGCAGAGGATCTCCACGCTACTCTCCCCGCCACAGCAGATCCCGATCTCGTACATAAACGATCACTAGCTCTGATCTTTTTGTAG
- the VEZF1 gene encoding vascular endothelial zinc finger 1 isoform X1, whose translation MEANWTAFLFQAHEASHHQQQAAQNSLLPLLSSAVEPPDQKPILPLPITQKPQPAPETLKDAIVGIKKEKPKTSFVCTYCSKAFRDSYHLRRHESCHTGVKLVSRPKKTPTTMVPLISTIAGDNSRSSLVSTIAGILSTVTTSSSATNPSSSAGATAMSVTQTVKKPSKPVKKNHACEMCGKAFRDVYHLNRHKLSHSDEKPFECPICNQRFKRKDRMTYHVRSHEGGITKPYTCGVCGKGFSRPDHLSCHVKHVHSTERPFKCQTCTAAFATKDRLRTHMVRHEGKVSCNICGKLLSAAYITSHLKTHGQSQSINCNTCKQGINKTCMSEETSNQKQQQQQQQQQQQQQQQQQQQQQQQQQQQQQQQQHVTSWPGKQVETLRLWEEAVKARKKECQFTFEKAIEYVPFEAANLCQTSTAATTPVTLTTPFNITSSVASGTITNPVTVAAAMSMRSPVNVSSAVNISSPMNLGHPVTITSPLSMTSPLTLTTPVNLPTPVTAPVNIAHPVTITSPMNLPTPMTLAGPLNIAMRPVESMPFLPQALPTSPPW comes from the exons ATGGAGGCCAACTGGACCGCGTTCCTCTTTCAG GCACACGAAGCCTCACATCACCaacagcaggcagcacagaacaGTTTGTTGCCGCTCCTGAGCTCTGCTGTTGAGCCACCCGATCAGAAGCCGATTCTGCCCTTACCAATAACGCAGAAACCTCAGCCTGCACCAGAAACGTTAAAGGATGCTATTGTTgggattaaaaaggaaaaacctaAAACCTCCTTTGTGTGCACTTACTGCAGCAAAGCTTTCAGGGACAGCTACCATTTGAGGCGCCACGAGTCCTGCCACACGGGCGTAAAGTTAGTGTCACGGCCAAAGAAAACTCCCACCACGATGGTGCCCCTTATCTCCACCATCGCTGGTGACAACAGCCGAAGTTCGCTGGTTTCCACCATCGCGGGCATCCTGTCCACGGTCACTACGTCTTCCTCCGCCACCAACCCCAGCAGCAGCGCCGGTGCCACGGCCATGTCAGTGACTCAGACGGTGAAGAAGCCCAGCAAGCCCGTTAAGAAGAACCACGCTTGTGAGATGTGCGGGAAGGCCTTCAGGGATGTGTACCACCTCAACCGGCACAAGCTGTCCCACTCGGATGAAAAACCCTTCGAATGTCCCATTTGCAATCAGCGCTTCAAGAGAAAGGATCGCATGACCTACCACGTGAGGTCTCACGAAGGTGGCATCACGAAACCCTACACCTGCGGTGTTTGTGGAAAAGGCTTCTCGAG GCCTGATCATCTAAGCTGTCACGTTAAACATGTTCACTCAACAGAGAGACCCTTCAAATGCCAA ACGTGCACTGCTGCCTTTGCCACCAAAGACAGACTGCGGACACACATGGTGCGCCATGAAGGAAAGGTATCGTGTAATATCTGTGGTAAACTTCTGAGTGCAGCATATATCACCAGCCACTTAAAGACACACGGGCAGAGCCAAAGTATCAACTGTAATACCTGTAAACAAGGCATCAATAAAA CATGCATGAGTGAAGAGACCAGCaatcagaagcagcagcagcagcaacagcagcagcagcagcagcaacaacaacagcagcagcagcagcaacaacagcaacagcagcagcagcagcagcagcagcagcatgtaaCAAGTTGGCCGGGAAAGCAGGTAGAGACCCTGAGATTATGGGAAGAGGCCGTCAAAGCGAGGAAGAAAG AATGTCAGTTCACCTTTGAGAAGGCTATAGAGTACGTACCATTCG AAGCTGCTAACTTGTGCCAAACCTCCACTGCTGCTACTACGCCTGTGACTCTTACTACTCCATTCAATATAACGTCCTCTGTGGCTTCTGGGACTATCACAAACCCAGTCACAGTGGCAGCTGCAATGAGCATGAGAAGTCCAGTAAATGTATCAAGTGCAGTTAATATATCCAGTCCGATGAACCTAGGGCATCCTGTAACTATAACAAGTCCGTTATCCATGACATCTCCATTAACGCTCACCACACCAGTCAATTTACCCACCCCAGTAACCGCTCCAGTGAATATAGCGCATCCAGTCACTATAACATCTCCCATGAACCTCCCCACACCGATGACGTTAGCTGGTCCGTTAAATATAGCGATGAGACCAGTAGAGAGCATGCCTTTCCTGCCCCAGGCCTTGCCCACGTCTCCTCCCTGGTAA